The nucleotide window ACACTAGTACATTACCTATGTAGGCAATtaaatgagtaggtacctagttagtTTTCGAATTTGTATATTTAGAGAAAAACTAGTTTTACAGCCTTTTAAATTATCATCCTTACTTGTACACGTACGTGAAACATCAGACCGAGCGAGAGGGCTTCCGTTGGTATTGTGTCCTTTTCTAAAAAAGTAAACATGACAAAACCAAACCAATCAACTAAATTAGAAAACCACCATCTTAGATTTAATTTACTCTTCCtcagtattaataaataaattattattaaaatacaaagaaTCGATTAAAGATATTAATTATAGATACTTAAGTAGAcatatttaagtacttacaaAGTTTATGAATCATCTTTTGATAAATCATGATCATGATCTATAAAACTTTCTaccatttctaaaaaaaaacattcgttCAATTTGAGCTGGCAAGACAGCAGACAAGGACAGAGTACCAACGGGGCCCTCTTACAAGGGATCCCTTTCGGCTCGCTACCACATTTAAAGAAATAGCTACCTTAAGTGTATGACTACAGATTTCATTTTAGCTAAGCAATTCGTCTAGAAAAACGTATAATGTCTTTCTACACGTGATACAAAGTTGTTTTTATCATTAGCATTGCCAGTGTTCaattagtaggtaagtaaatgtATCTTAATCGTAGTAGTCAATTAATAATTGTCAATACGTGTTTAATTGTGTTATCACGCACTTTTTACAGAATTTGAGGTACGGAGGCAAGAATTTAAaccttttaaataaatcaaatatacctacctaatgaaGGGCTACGTAGACCAATTACATGGAGGTAAATCATTATCTATCTtgtttataataaagaggaaacattttattgtttgtaccccaagagctccgaaactactgataCGATTTGAAAACTCTTTTGCAGTTGgaaactacactcttcccaatttacataggctatattttatccaagtgcggGAAGTAGTATCTTCTTGAACCGTGTGCTGCCGCTGGCATACGCTATTGATTTAATACTTTAAATAAGTGTGTTTGTGAATTAGACTAATCGTTACTTAATCACGCTGGTAAGGCTGAatcgattttaatgaaacgTAACTTATATATCAGATTAACATTAGTACTGAATAGAATAACAGTAGTTCTTTTGGGATAGAAGCAATCTGTAGCAACAGCAGTTTAAAGTTGTTTTTTGTCGTTGATTACCTAAGTTGTATAATGATTAATAAATTCCACTTTTGGAAGCATTTTGCTAAATTGTAGCCGTGAAGGCTTGAAATGATGACACATCAATATAAGTCCTGTTCCTGACGATGTTTGTGCTTATTTTACTCATTCTGATGAGAACTTCACACAATGAGAATAACATACAAGACCCTATGTCGATTTTGGGCCCAAGGACACTGAGCAACAAAaagtagacaaaaaaaaaatgcaaaaaaataaaaccgattaCTCCAAATACACGAATGAAATTCGTGTATGTACCTGCAGTTTGAATTCTGTTTTGAATATGTTTTTCAATAGTACTTTTTTTCTCTATAACTgctttttatatttctaatatACTTTTTCATACTTATTACATGCATACTAAACCatttctcttaaaaaaaaaaaacattgaacctTAATAACATCACTTATATGCCAGTAAAGATTGTTTTATTAATGCAGCTGCTATACAATAATTAAACTGTAATAGACAGCAGTGTTGCTGGAAAGTTTGTTcatcaccgcttcttctttccagccgtAACACTTGAAAGTGGTGAATTTTTGTGAGTGCTGTCCTTCGTAATCATTGACGTCAAAAAGTGCTATCTAATTAGCCCactttcaataaatgattttcaCTTTTACTTTAAgctgtttacaaaataattaaaacaaataaacagacagacagtaaCAAAAGTTATGTTCTTAAAACCTACTTTAACGTTAGCTTAGTATATAACCGTATTTGTGtagattaaataattaaacGCAACTTAAACCTAAACGTATTCATCGTGTATTTTGCAGAAGTAGCCTTTTGATTTCCGAGGTTGGCTTTGGTAAAAAATTTAAAAGGCATTGTTAAATATGAAGCAAAATAGCACAGGACGTATCGAACAAATCAATCAAGTAGACTGTTCAGAACAAAGGATATTTTTCTGGGTACCATTTTTGAGGCAGGTTAGTAAACATTCCTTTGTTTCATTCATGTTTTTAATAGTATTCTACTTGTTATAGCATCTAGACATCTAAAGTACTGAAAATTTTTCCAATGGTTCAAAGTGAAATAGGATTTTAAATCTGCATTTCCTGGTAACAAAGAACCGTTTGTTTTTCAGCTATACGTATGCACAGTATgctcatcaatattttttatgttgggaTTATGTTTCGGCGCACCGATAGTCTTCATACCACAGTTGAGGAAGAACGCGAATTCTACCAGTGAACCCTTAACGGAAGACATGGCATCATGGTTAAGTAATTATCTTCGTGTttctaatataaataagtacacaAAGCTCGTGGCTTAGTTACAGCCGCACCGATTGAGCATAGGGTTAGCAATAATCGGTCCCTGGTCGGGGGAACAGTTTAGGCTAGAAGCTGACCCACCATCGTTTGGGGGAAAGCTGGGAAGATTTTAAGTAAATACATGACGAGTTCATTGTTTCTGACATTTCAAGGCACGGTTCTAATGGAAgctatatttttcatttcagcATCCGTTCTGGGTTACTGTTCAATACCATGGGTGATTATCCTGCCAATACTCGCTCAGCATATTGGAAGGAAGATACCATTCTTAATAGTAACAATGGTGACATTTGTCAGCTTCATAGTTTTCTACTGCAGTACGAGTCCGATGCATCTTTTGATCAGCGAAATACTACAAGGTGTTACACTTGCCAGTAACATGACAGTCCTCATCGTTATAATCGTGGAATACTCCTCACCTAGACATAGGGGGGTGTTTCTGACGATAGAATCCTCGATTTTCTATTGGGGAGTGTGGATTGCAAACGTGACTGGAACCTTTAGTCACTGGAGGAACATCGCTATAATTGCTTTTGTGTGCTGTCTGTATTCCTTGACCGCGATCATTATGCCCGAGTCACCATCGTGGTTAGCTATGAACGGGCGCTTTGAGGAATGCGCCAAAGCGCATCGCTGGCTAAAAGGACATCACAAAGAATCGGAAGATGAACTTGAAAGTCTCATAAAATCTCAAAAAGAATATCGAAAAAAATGTGCTGAACGTTTAAAAACAACTTCGTGGTATAGTAGATATCGAATTATTAAAGAGACCATGTCTGCTAAGGGTTTTTATCAACCACTTTTGCTTTCACTGAGTCTTGTATCTTTGTACCATTTTTCTGGGAAATTAGTGTGTACCATGTACGCTGTAGATTTGATTAGTTCCATTACTGCTAGTGAGTCTGCAGCATATACCGGAATGCTCATTTTAGATGCCGTGACAATACTCGGCATGCAAATCGGTTGTGTTTTATCAAAGTTAGTCAATAGAAGAACATTGTTGTTGTCTTCATCAgtcataggtatatttttcttgttttttatgtcTCTTTATCTGTATCTAATTAGTTTAAAATTCATAGaagaaaatgaaattatttccataGTTCTGTTAACATCATTTTCAGTTGCCATTACTTGCGGTCCTAT belongs to Helicoverpa zea isolate HzStark_Cry1AcR chromosome 11, ilHelZeax1.1, whole genome shotgun sequence and includes:
- the LOC124634690 gene encoding facilitated trehalose transporter Tret1-2 homolog, whose amino-acid sequence is MKQNSTGRIEQINQVDCSEQRIFFWVPFLRQLYVCTVCSSIFFMLGLCFGAPIVFIPQLRKNANSTSEPLTEDMASWLTSVLGYCSIPWVIILPILAQHIGRKIPFLIVTMVTFVSFIVFYCSTSPMHLLISEILQGVTLASNMTVLIVIIVEYSSPRHRGVFLTIESSIFYWGVWIANVTGTFSHWRNIAIIAFVCCLYSLTAIIMPESPSWLAMNGRFEECAKAHRWLKGHHKESEDELESLIKSQKEYRKKCAERLKTTSWYSRYRIIKETMSAKGFYQPLLLSLSLVSLYHFSGKLVCTMYAVDLISSITASESAAYTGMLILDAVTILGMQIGCVLSKLVNRRTLLLSSSVIGIFFLFFMSLYLYLISLKFIEENEIISIVLLTSFSVAITCGPMIMPTIIFGELIFLRYKCSSLLIITLFSELLMATVLKLSPHIFKALTLHGAFLFYGTSASIFAFILYRYLPETKDKTLQEIENYFKESHETEEDEMFINEKTNDHIAQKC